Proteins encoded together in one Impatiens glandulifera chromosome 1, dImpGla2.1, whole genome shotgun sequence window:
- the LOC124940406 gene encoding ATPase 4, plasma membrane-type-like gives MSQNDGLTREFQKGEIKDGSSFLSLQRRIGDEGEAQNDIVLSVFRCSVGVLSSIVAFGRTVSVLANVALGVLLWPGRLLVTQRPSRYAKAFSLREGPSLKFKKLGWCLQSTLTGECLPVTKSARDGIYSGSTCKQGEIEAFVIATGVHTFFSKAAHLVDSTNQVDHFQKVFLTAIKNFYICSIAVRMLIETIVMYLIQRRSYRTGIDNLLVLLIGGIPIVMPIVLSVTMTIDSHCLSAGEITKRMTTIEEMACMDVLCSDKTGTLTLNKLTVDRNLIEVIYCWT, from the exons atgAGCCAAAATGATGGATTAACGAGGGAGTTCCAAAAAGGAGAAATCAAAGATGGATCTTCGTTCTTATCCCTCCAGCGTCGCATTGGAGACGAAGGTGAAGCTCAAAATGACATCGTTTTGAGTGTCTTCAGGTGTTCGGTTGGCGTTCTGTCCAGCATCGTTGCATTTGGGCGGACCGTTAGTGTCCTAGCTAACGTGGCGTTAGGCGTTCTGCTGTGGCCCGGGC GCCTTCTCGTTACGCAAAGGCCTTCTCGTTACGCAAAGGCCTTCTCATTACGCGAAGGGCCCTCCCTTAAGTTTAAGAAATTGGGTTGGTGTCTCCAGTCTACTTTAACTGGTGAGTGTCTTCCTGTTACAAAATCGGCTAGAGATGGGATTTACTCTGGTTCTACCTGCAAGCAAGGAGAAATCGAAGCTTTTGTGATTGCCACGGGTGTGCATACCTTCTTTAGTAAAGCTGCTCATCTAGTAGACAGTACAAATCAAGTTGACCATTTTCAAAAGGTAT TCTTGACTGCCATAAAGAATTTCTACATATGTTCTATAGCAGTAAGGATGTTGATTGAGACTATTGTGATGTACCTTATTCAGCGTCGATCCTATCGTACTGGAATTGATAATCTGCTAGTACTGCTTATAGGTGGAATTCCCATTGTAATGCCCATTGTCCTATCTGTGACAATGACAATCGATTCACATTGTTTGTCAGCAG GGGAAATCACAAAAAGAATGACAACAATAGAAGAGATGGCATGTATGGATGTTCTTTGTAGTGATAAAACTGGAACTTTGACACTAAACAAGTTAACAGTGGACAGAAACCTTATTGAGGTAATTTATTGTTGGACATGA